One genomic window of Aquificaceae bacterium includes the following:
- a CDS encoding pyridoxal phosphate-dependent aminotransferase, producing the protein MLARRVSHIKPAPTLALTAKVNQLKAQGVDIIGFGAGEPDFDTPEFVKEACIRALKEGKTKYAPSAGIPQLREALAEKLHRENGVEYKPSEIVVTAGAKMALFLVMLAVLEEGDEVLLPSPYWVTYPEQIMLCDAKVVEVPLREEEGFVLRAEVLKEHITPKTRMLILNSPSNPTGAVVPEEEQRKIAQLCLENGILIVSDECYEAFLYDGEKFVSPASFSEDIRDITFTVNAFSKTYSMTGWRIGYVACPERYAKVIADLNSQSISNATTFAQYGALEALRNPHSKAFVDNMKRAFERRRDLAYELLKKIPDISVVKPKGAFYIFPNLRHYSEKLGSDIKLADYLIEKGRVAGVPGSAFGAEGYMRLSYCISENIIEEGIGRLSKALESLKGML; encoded by the coding sequence ATGCTTGCAAGAAGAGTATCCCACATAAAGCCGGCTCCCACCCTTGCCCTCACCGCCAAAGTAAACCAGCTCAAAGCTCAGGGTGTGGACATAATAGGCTTTGGTGCCGGAGAACCGGACTTTGATACACCAGAGTTTGTTAAGGAAGCCTGTATAAGGGCACTGAAGGAAGGTAAAACCAAGTATGCACCTTCTGCGGGAATTCCCCAGCTGAGAGAGGCTCTTGCAGAAAAGCTCCACAGGGAAAATGGCGTTGAATACAAACCTTCTGAGATTGTGGTCACCGCCGGAGCAAAGATGGCACTTTTTCTGGTTATGCTTGCAGTTCTTGAAGAGGGTGATGAGGTCCTCCTCCCATCTCCCTACTGGGTAACCTATCCGGAGCAGATCATGCTCTGCGATGCAAAGGTGGTGGAAGTGCCACTAAGGGAAGAAGAAGGCTTTGTTCTCAGGGCTGAGGTCCTGAAAGAACACATCACTCCAAAAACCAGAATGCTTATACTCAATTCACCCTCAAACCCTACGGGTGCAGTTGTTCCGGAGGAAGAACAGAGAAAAATAGCACAGCTCTGCCTTGAAAATGGTATACTCATAGTCTCAGACGAATGTTATGAGGCCTTCCTATACGATGGGGAAAAATTCGTAAGTCCTGCAAGTTTTTCAGAGGATATAAGAGACATAACCTTCACCGTCAACGCCTTCTCAAAAACTTACTCCATGACAGGCTGGAGGATTGGCTATGTTGCCTGCCCTGAGAGATACGCAAAGGTTATAGCAGACCTCAACAGCCAGAGCATATCCAACGCCACCACCTTTGCCCAGTATGGAGCCCTTGAAGCCCTCAGAAACCCACACTCTAAAGCCTTTGTAGATAACATGAAAAGAGCCTTTGAGAGGAGGAGAGACCTTGCATACGAGCTCCTGAAAAAAATTCCAGACATAAGCGTAGTAAAGCCAAAGGGAGCCTTCTACATATTTCCCAACCTGAGGCACTATTCTGAAAAGCTTGGCTCTGACATAAAACTTGCAGACTATCTCATAGAAAAGGGAAGGGTTGCTGGGGTTCCCGGCTCAGCCTTTGGTGCAGAGGGATACATGAGGCTATCTTACTGCATTTCTGAAAACATAATTGAGGAAGGTATAGGGAGGCTCAGCAAGGCACTTGAAAGCCTGAAGGGCATGCTATAA
- a CDS encoding nucleotide exchange factor GrpE, which produces MEEKQQQEEVLQEQSEEQKDKRIKELEEKLLRLENTARVINQRYVDLQREADYLKERYRRDLEEARKYGHENLALDLLEVVDNFERAFQYEGGDAEGLKKGFELIYKELLRILEKHGIREIEVLGKEFDPYLSEAVDREYTQDMAPNMVLRVEKKGYWLHDRVLRPAKVVVSYWEEEIT; this is translated from the coding sequence ATGGAAGAGAAGCAGCAACAGGAAGAAGTATTGCAGGAGCAGTCAGAAGAACAGAAGGACAAGAGAATAAAGGAGCTTGAGGAAAAATTGCTCAGGCTTGAAAACACTGCAAGGGTTATAAATCAGAGGTATGTGGACCTGCAGAGGGAGGCAGATTATCTGAAGGAAAGATACAGAAGGGACCTTGAAGAGGCAAGGAAATACGGACATGAGAATCTTGCCCTTGACCTGCTGGAGGTGGTTGACAACTTTGAGAGGGCTTTCCAGTATGAAGGTGGGGACGCAGAGGGTTTGAAAAAGGGTTTTGAACTTATATACAAAGAGCTTCTGAGGATACTGGAAAAGCACGGCATAAGAGAGATAGAGGTGCTGGGCAAAGAGTTTGACCCATACCTTTCAGAGGCGGTAGACAGAGAATACACGCAAGATATGGCGCCGAACATGGTTCTCCGGGTGGAAAAGAAGGGCTACTGGCTACACGACAGAGTGCTCAGACCTGCAAAGGTGGTGGTCTCCTACTGGGAAGAGGAGATTACTTGA
- a CDS encoding NYN domain-containing protein yields the protein MKRRACIFIDGANFYFVQKDILHQRIDLVKLVNYFKVEFDIYNTFFYLAYREGDEKQENFIKLLAFSGITVVKKPVKQLKDGTYKGDLDVNLTIDALLTKDNYHTAILCTGDGDFEKLVWTLRNFGKEIICVSAREATAVELVNACDRYIDLRDLLPLIRLEEKE from the coding sequence ATGAAAAGAAGGGCCTGCATATTCATAGATGGGGCAAATTTTTACTTTGTCCAGAAAGACATACTGCATCAGAGGATTGACCTTGTAAAGCTGGTTAATTATTTTAAGGTGGAGTTTGACATTTACAACACCTTTTTCTACCTCGCCTACAGAGAAGGAGACGAAAAACAGGAGAATTTCATAAAACTGCTTGCCTTCAGCGGAATAACGGTGGTGAAAAAACCTGTAAAACAGCTAAAAGACGGCACATACAAGGGCGACCTGGATGTTAACCTTACCATAGATGCGCTTCTCACCAAGGATAACTATCACACTGCAATCCTCTGCACCGGAGATGGAGATTTTGAAAAGCTGGTCTGGACCCTGAGAAACTTTGGAAAGGAAATAATCTGCGTATCTGCAAGAGAAGCAACTGCGGTAGAGCTTGTAAACGCCTGCGACAGGTATATAGACCTGAGGGACCTTTTACCTCTTATAAGACTGGAGGAAAAGGAATGA
- a CDS encoding EAL domain-containing protein → MISFSVCPHDTQKGLKRWSEFTKKLEHLLGEGVNFEVLGGHEEEYIRIERGDFFDVYYAGPLVSPRLYQMGYLPVAKFRGQRDRLFLVVKDRLPEEGPILVAIPFLKPAGYPIMGLDVERVKLVFTKNFPEVFQLLKEGHVHAGVMYNETWNEIDEEEKQGFYIIEDHIFDTSHIFMVRSGLYERLRSALLSFKELEPSNEEDIRKTIKLYMDFDRFLKLWSGVSLAQALEKATHIGFFVYGEQVLFANKTFLKMVDYTSEELKGMDVYQAVDMLIHPDYRGFVKKVVKRRLSGEELNIDYGELPLLRRDGTLVWTIVSSSTILYEGSYAGVVFFVDITKRKRLERLYGLLKEVNQIITQVLLEEELLERVCHSLVGKMGIRFVWIGASDKKEHFKPVTYCGDGEKYLESVASFIEEEPTYRAYVANRIIVNPDTTELDVAEALKREMLSRSYLSSCAVPLSKEGETVYVLGMYAEEPYYFQEETKDVLYELRHDLEFALNRLEDLQRNKLIASALENSTSWVVITERDGTITYVNDAVCQISGYSRQDLIGQNPRIFKSGHHTQDFYRSLWETILSGQEFHATFANRRKDGELFYLEQTIYPIELPNRTVKFMSVGRDITREVHLSSEVEKLTFYDPATGILNLDGIRFKAGELINKKKMCALFLVDLYGMSLINKNYGIQVGDMVLSLIAKRLQDELGESGVVGRVASDEFALFMPIVKEEESIILADRIEEVIGEPIYFEGERLKLSVNMGIALYPMDGSSFNQLHEKASIALSSAKKAGEGERRFFESAFEERVKEAALAIGLVSRAVEEDLFIFYYQPYFRGEDIGLAGFEALVRIRDKDGKIYGPAHFVEYLESSKYLRSFEGFALREALRFFEKFKLPVSINISARSFKDRGFIEVIAEQLKGSSVIVEITERVFIDEREKAIEHITILKESGVKIALDDFGTGYSSLGYISNLPVDEIKIDISFVREIVKDPRKRAVVGNLIKLASDLGIETLAEGVETQEQLKILRDMGCTYVQGYLLGKPMPEEEALKLISMV, encoded by the coding sequence GTGATTAGTTTTTCCGTTTGTCCTCACGACACGCAGAAGGGGCTGAAAAGATGGTCCGAGTTTACTAAAAAACTTGAGCATTTGCTCGGAGAGGGGGTAAACTTTGAAGTTCTGGGCGGGCATGAGGAAGAGTACATAAGGATAGAGAGGGGAGATTTTTTTGATGTTTACTATGCAGGACCCCTGGTCTCTCCAAGGCTTTACCAGATGGGTTACCTTCCTGTGGCAAAGTTCAGGGGTCAGAGGGACAGACTCTTTCTCGTAGTAAAAGACAGACTTCCAGAAGAGGGACCCATACTGGTTGCTATACCCTTCCTGAAGCCTGCAGGATATCCCATCATGGGTCTTGATGTAGAGCGGGTTAAACTTGTTTTCACGAAGAACTTTCCTGAGGTCTTTCAACTTCTGAAAGAAGGTCATGTTCATGCTGGTGTGATGTATAACGAAACATGGAATGAGATAGATGAAGAGGAAAAACAGGGTTTCTATATTATAGAGGACCATATCTTTGATACATCCCACATATTCATGGTAAGGTCTGGACTGTATGAGAGGCTCAGGTCTGCACTTCTCTCCTTTAAGGAGCTTGAGCCCTCTAACGAGGAAGACATAAGGAAAACCATAAAACTATACATGGATTTTGACAGGTTTTTAAAGCTCTGGTCAGGGGTAAGCCTCGCTCAGGCTCTTGAAAAGGCTACACATATAGGGTTTTTTGTTTATGGCGAGCAGGTGCTCTTCGCAAACAAGACCTTTCTAAAAATGGTTGATTATACTTCTGAAGAGTTGAAAGGCATGGATGTTTACCAGGCGGTGGATATGCTAATACATCCAGACTACAGGGGGTTTGTGAAGAAAGTGGTAAAGAGAAGGCTTTCAGGAGAAGAGCTAAATATAGATTATGGAGAGCTACCCCTTTTAAGAAGGGATGGAACTCTGGTATGGACCATAGTCAGCTCCTCAACCATACTCTATGAAGGTAGCTATGCGGGTGTAGTTTTTTTCGTGGACATAACAAAAAGGAAGAGACTTGAAAGATTGTATGGTCTTTTGAAGGAGGTCAATCAGATAATCACGCAGGTGCTTCTCGAGGAAGAGCTCCTTGAGAGAGTATGCCATAGTCTTGTGGGCAAGATGGGTATAAGATTTGTGTGGATAGGGGCGTCTGATAAAAAGGAGCATTTTAAACCCGTTACTTATTGTGGGGATGGTGAAAAATACCTTGAGAGTGTAGCCTCTTTTATTGAGGAGGAGCCAACTTACAGAGCTTACGTGGCGAACAGAATAATCGTAAACCCTGATACTACAGAGCTGGATGTGGCTGAGGCCCTGAAGAGGGAGATGCTCAGCAGGAGCTATCTTTCCTCCTGCGCCGTTCCACTTTCAAAGGAGGGTGAAACAGTCTACGTTCTTGGTATGTATGCAGAAGAGCCCTATTACTTTCAGGAGGAAACGAAGGATGTGCTTTATGAACTGAGGCATGACCTTGAGTTTGCCTTGAATAGACTGGAGGACCTGCAGAGAAATAAGCTCATCGCGTCCGCTCTTGAAAACTCCACATCATGGGTTGTCATAACAGAAAGAGATGGAACTATAACCTATGTGAATGATGCAGTCTGCCAGATTTCTGGCTATTCAAGACAGGACCTTATCGGGCAGAATCCAAGAATATTTAAATCCGGACACCACACGCAGGATTTTTACAGAAGTCTCTGGGAAACCATACTTTCTGGACAAGAATTTCATGCCACCTTTGCCAACAGAAGGAAGGATGGTGAGCTATTCTACCTTGAACAGACCATATACCCCATAGAACTGCCAAACCGCACTGTAAAGTTTATGAGCGTGGGCAGGGACATAACCAGAGAGGTTCATCTTTCTTCAGAAGTTGAAAAGCTGACCTTCTACGACCCCGCCACTGGAATTCTGAACCTTGACGGCATAAGGTTTAAAGCTGGGGAGCTTATAAATAAGAAGAAGATGTGTGCCCTCTTCCTTGTAGACCTTTACGGCATGTCTCTTATCAACAAAAACTATGGTATTCAGGTTGGTGACATGGTGCTCTCACTGATAGCTAAAAGGCTGCAGGATGAACTTGGAGAGAGTGGTGTGGTGGGGAGGGTAGCCAGCGATGAATTTGCCCTTTTTATGCCCATAGTCAAAGAGGAGGAATCCATCATACTTGCAGACAGGATAGAGGAAGTGATTGGCGAACCCATATACTTTGAAGGGGAAAGGTTGAAGTTATCTGTGAATATGGGTATAGCCCTCTACCCTATGGACGGCAGTAGCTTCAACCAGCTTCACGAAAAGGCAAGCATAGCCCTGTCTTCCGCAAAAAAAGCAGGTGAGGGCGAGAGAAGGTTCTTTGAATCAGCATTTGAGGAAAGGGTCAAGGAGGCGGCTCTGGCTATAGGCCTTGTGAGTAGAGCTGTGGAGGAAGACCTCTTCATCTTCTACTATCAGCCATACTTCAGAGGAGAGGATATTGGTCTGGCAGGATTTGAGGCGCTCGTGAGAATAAGAGACAAGGATGGGAAAATTTATGGACCAGCGCATTTTGTTGAATATCTGGAAAGCAGCAAATACCTTAGGAGTTTTGAAGGTTTTGCCCTTAGGGAGGCTCTGAGATTCTTTGAAAAGTTCAAGCTGCCGGTATCCATAAACATATCTGCCAGGAGCTTTAAGGATAGAGGCTTTATAGAAGTTATAGCAGAACAGTTAAAGGGATCCAGCGTAATAGTTGAGATAACCGAAAGAGTCTTTATAGATGAAAGGGAAAAGGCCATTGAACACATAACTATACTTAAAGAGTCGGGTGTAAAGATAGCCCTTGATGACTTTGGAACAGGCTATTCTTCACTTGGATATATTTCAAACCTGCCGGTGGATGAAATAAAAATTGACATATCCTTTGTAAGGGAGATAGTAAAAGACCCCAGAAAGAGGGCGGTTGTAGGTAATCTAATAAAGCTTGCCAGCGACCTTGGCATTGAGACCCTTGCAGAGGGTGTGGAAACCCAGGAACAGCTGAAGATTCTTCGGGATATGGGATGCACCTATGTGCAGGGCTATCTGCTTGGCAAGCCCATGCCCGAGGAAGAGGCTTTGAAATTGATTTCTATGGTATGA
- a CDS encoding DUF29 domain-containing protein, protein MRTISVEELKRLYHEDFPLWAEINHQLLKEKAYELVDWENLLEEIEDMAQKHLDSCISQLARILEHLYKWDNFRRLSGGEKAGMGWIKSVESARLEILAMLDVYPSLRNRLPLEIEKAWKFARRRIQKWLIFNDHNPEDFPIPEDCPYTFETAMNRDLRRELS, encoded by the coding sequence ATGAGAACTATTAGTGTGGAAGAACTCAAGAGGCTCTATCATGAAGACTTCCCCCTCTGGGCAGAGATAAACCACCAGCTTCTAAAAGAAAAGGCTTATGAGCTTGTGGACTGGGAGAACCTGCTGGAGGAGATAGAGGATATGGCACAGAAACATCTGGATAGCTGTATAAGCCAGCTCGCAAGAATTCTGGAGCACCTATACAAATGGGATAACTTCAGAAGGCTGTCAGGTGGAGAGAAGGCGGGAATGGGTTGGATAAAAAGCGTGGAAAGTGCAAGATTAGAAATCCTTGCCATGCTCGATGTATACCCCAGCCTCAGAAACAGACTACCCTTAGAGATAGAAAAGGCGTGGAAGTTCGCAAGAAGAAGAATACAGAAATGGCTGATATTTAATGACCATAACCCAGAGGACTTCCCTATACCAGAAGATTGCCCTTACACCTTTGAGACCGCCATGAACAGAGACCTCAGGAGAGAGCTGAGCTGA
- a CDS encoding DUF554 domain-containing protein: MFPTFGTLVNAGLVLAGSLVGISLSRAIPERLRTSIMQGIGLFTLLLGLKLISENKPELLKVFFLLVVGSLIGSFLRLEERLEGITRGPSDIARGFVSASLLFTVGPMTLMGCILEGAKGDSSLILSKAFMDGFSSIVLSSSLGKGVALSAFYVLLFQGSITLLAFFYGEFLKEQAMANALFTGGGLMVLTSLKILEVLKHVSVLNLMPALVLALFL; the protein is encoded by the coding sequence ATGTTCCCCACCTTTGGAACCCTTGTGAACGCAGGGCTTGTGCTCGCCGGCAGTCTCGTTGGCATTAGCTTATCAAGAGCCATTCCTGAGAGGCTCAGAACATCTATAATGCAGGGTATAGGGCTTTTTACACTGCTTCTTGGGCTGAAGCTAATCTCAGAGAACAAACCAGAGCTCTTGAAGGTTTTCTTCCTTCTTGTGGTGGGCTCTCTTATAGGTAGCTTTCTCAGGCTTGAGGAAAGGCTCGAAGGGATTACACGGGGACCATCGGATATTGCCAGGGGCTTTGTTTCCGCTTCCCTGCTCTTTACCGTTGGACCCATGACTCTTATGGGCTGCATTCTTGAAGGAGCAAAGGGTGACAGCTCGCTGATACTTTCAAAGGCCTTTATGGATGGCTTCTCTTCCATAGTTCTTTCCTCTTCCCTTGGCAAAGGCGTTGCCCTTTCGGCTTTCTATGTTCTCCTCTTTCAGGGTTCTATAACCCTTCTCGCCTTTTTTTATGGTGAGTTTCTGAAGGAGCAAGCAATGGCAAACGCCCTTTTCACGGGAGGTGGTCTTATGGTTCTTACCTCTCTGAAAATTCTTGAGGTTTTAAAGCATGTAAGTGTTCTTAACCTTATGCCGGCTCTGGTGCTTGCGCTTTTCCTTTAG
- a CDS encoding 2-dehydropantoate 2-reductase, with translation MRFLVVGVGALGSTYLAFLSRAGHSAVGLLKKGRRLESIKVEGIWGEFEQEVLAVDSLEALDFEPDIVILTVKSYDTQEALRSLEPLRSGKSLLMVAQNGYGNYEKAVDTFGRGKVILARVIFGAELLEWGRVRITVCGDDVVIGDPAGFLEEAFLRELAGIFSHAGIPTRYERDVYKYLWDKILYNCALNPLGALFETTYGKLASNPHTREIMDRILEEAFEAIKANSIPTFWNSAEEYKKHFYEKLIPPTAEHYPSMLHDVKKGRTEIEALNGALLELAGAKGIKLPVNEFVVKLIKAKEIFSSALS, from the coding sequence ATGAGGTTTCTGGTTGTGGGAGTTGGTGCTCTTGGGAGCACATACCTCGCCTTTCTGAGCAGGGCAGGTCATAGTGCTGTGGGACTTTTAAAAAAGGGTAGAAGGCTTGAAAGCATAAAGGTGGAAGGCATATGGGGAGAGTTTGAGCAGGAAGTTCTGGCTGTGGACTCTCTTGAAGCCCTTGACTTTGAACCTGACATAGTCATACTCACAGTAAAGAGCTACGATACACAGGAGGCTCTCAGGAGTTTAGAACCTCTAAGAAGCGGCAAAAGTCTTTTAATGGTAGCACAGAACGGCTACGGAAACTATGAGAAGGCGGTAGATACCTTTGGCAGGGGTAAAGTAATTCTTGCAAGAGTTATATTCGGTGCAGAGCTGTTAGAGTGGGGAAGAGTCAGGATAACCGTCTGTGGCGATGACGTGGTTATAGGGGACCCTGCAGGTTTTCTGGAGGAGGCTTTTCTGAGAGAACTGGCTGGCATTTTCAGCCATGCAGGCATACCCACAAGATATGAAAGGGATGTATACAAGTATTTATGGGATAAGATTCTCTACAACTGTGCCCTGAACCCACTGGGAGCCCTTTTTGAAACCACATACGGCAAACTTGCCAGCAACCCCCATACGAGGGAGATAATGGACAGGATATTAGAGGAAGCCTTTGAGGCTATAAAAGCAAACTCCATTCCCACCTTCTGGAATAGTGCGGAAGAATATAAAAAGCACTTTTACGAGAAACTAATCCCGCCCACTGCAGAGCATTATCCTTCCATGCTCCATGATGTGAAGAAGGGAAGAACTGAGATTGAAGCCCTCAACGGTGCTCTGCTTGAGCTTGCGGGTGCAAAGGGAATAAAGCTTCCTGTCAACGAGTTTGTGGTAAAGCTCATAAAAGCCAAAGAGATTTTCAGCTCAGCTCTCTCCTGA
- a CDS encoding ATP-binding protein, protein MECPKCGGTGFVDRGGVLELCSCRYEGVNLQKHLNIPPRFTEAEFENYVPVSPSQKRALEACMHYAYTFEPEEGKGLTLVGPPQMGKTHLVVAVLKTVYRNKRIRGFFFDTKDLFYRLQSYANTDKYHRFMNLLLNAPLLVLDDLGSERLSDWRIETLSHIISHRYNFLKSTLITTNYPLLRQREDEVARAMEERLSPAIVGKIHQMTEIIYLSS, encoded by the coding sequence ATGGAGTGCCCAAAGTGTGGTGGAACGGGCTTTGTGGACAGGGGAGGTGTGCTTGAGCTCTGCAGTTGCAGGTATGAGGGGGTAAACCTTCAGAAGCACCTGAACATACCGCCAAGGTTCACAGAGGCGGAGTTTGAAAATTATGTCCCGGTTTCACCTTCACAAAAAAGGGCTCTTGAAGCCTGTATGCACTACGCCTATACCTTTGAGCCAGAGGAAGGTAAGGGTCTGACGCTGGTGGGACCTCCACAGATGGGAAAGACACATCTCGTGGTTGCGGTTCTGAAAACAGTTTACAGAAATAAGAGGATAAGGGGCTTTTTCTTTGATACCAAGGACCTTTTCTACAGGCTTCAGAGCTATGCAAACACGGACAAATACCACCGCTTTATGAACCTTCTTCTGAATGCGCCCCTTCTTGTGCTTGATGACCTTGGGAGCGAAAGGCTTTCTGACTGGCGTATAGAAACCCTTTCCCACATAATCAGCCACAGGTATAACTTTTTGAAGAGCACCCTCATAACCACGAACTACCCACTTCTCAGACAAAGGGAGGATGAGGTGGCAAGAGCCATGGAGGAAAGGCTTTCTCCTGCCATAGTGGGGAAAATCCACCAAATGACTGAGATAATCTATCTGAGCAGCTAA
- the surE gene encoding 5'/3'-nucleotidase SurE — MPTFLLTNDDGYFSEGIRALREELKNLGRVITVAPDRNLSGVGHSLTFTQPLRIRRVDEDFWTVIGGTPADCVHFGYYLFLEGRKPDLVCSGINEGPNLGEDITYSGTVSGAMEGRILGIPSVAFSAFGRDEVDFSEVARVAREVVLRVLERGMPEDTYLNVNIPNLPSEDIKGFMLTRQGRRAYKEKVLRLSDPSGRPLYWITAEEFGWHLEEGTDYWAVYHGYVSITPLQLDLTNYRAMEYLKERFRL; from the coding sequence ATGCCAACCTTCCTGCTCACCAACGATGATGGCTATTTTTCAGAAGGCATCAGAGCCCTCAGAGAGGAGTTAAAAAACCTCGGAAGGGTGATAACCGTTGCTCCAGACAGAAATCTCAGCGGTGTTGGACACTCTCTTACCTTTACTCAGCCTCTGAGAATAAGAAGGGTGGATGAGGACTTCTGGACTGTTATAGGTGGCACTCCTGCGGACTGCGTTCATTTTGGCTATTATCTTTTCCTTGAGGGAAGAAAGCCAGACCTAGTATGTTCTGGCATAAACGAGGGACCAAACCTGGGAGAGGACATAACCTACTCGGGAACAGTGTCCGGTGCCATGGAGGGCAGGATTCTGGGCATTCCCTCTGTAGCTTTCTCCGCCTTTGGGAGGGATGAGGTGGACTTTTCTGAGGTGGCAAGGGTGGCAAGGGAGGTTGTCCTCAGGGTTCTTGAAAGGGGAATGCCAGAAGATACCTATCTTAACGTAAACATACCAAACCTCCCAAGTGAAGACATAAAGGGCTTTATGCTCACCCGCCAGGGCAGAAGGGCATACAAGGAAAAGGTGCTCAGGCTCTCGGACCCCTCTGGGAGACCCCTATACTGGATAACGGCGGAGGAATTTGGATGGCACTTAGAAGAAGGCACAGACTACTGGGCAGTATATCATGGCTATGTTTCCATAACACCCCTTCAGCTTGACCTCACAAACTACAGGGCAATGGAGTATTTGAAGGAAAGGTTCAGGTTATAA
- a CDS encoding glycosyltransferase, which yields MRIAFLRQGKDLGINRHMLAFMELFRERGAEVQDFDLMEGELQDVVNRLLEFSPLFTLDLNGSCVVFGEREGQKLPVFDAFGFVHVSLFTDEPLFHFPVLLDLRQSNNFLPIVTDLKYADSLRFLGHERGTYYITPFVDPGQMPEPSEDRDIEVIFLGPVVDPNIIAQQVVQNIKEGFVPYFFEVGEFLFRNPEAHLLYAGEYILSMFNQSFQEEFTKWRQENPQDYIRFLNDISFYATARKRWYILSFLEGINLRIVGAFEGELREGHEHIPIQSWEEALELIGRSSMTILSYPHAVPTGIGFVPLEVAFMGSAPFIDFRATLPGFFTPGQEVITYLPLDRADIEEKVVYYLENPQEAREIGRRARERVIQNYTPEERAEFLYNMFQDILSQAQQSGAG from the coding sequence ATGAGAATAGCCTTTCTGAGACAGGGAAAGGACCTTGGAATTAACAGACATATGCTGGCATTTATGGAGCTTTTCAGAGAGAGGGGTGCAGAGGTTCAGGACTTTGACCTTATGGAAGGAGAGCTTCAGGATGTGGTAAATAGGCTTCTGGAATTCTCCCCCCTCTTTACCCTTGACCTTAACGGTAGCTGTGTGGTCTTTGGAGAGAGAGAGGGTCAGAAGCTTCCGGTTTTTGACGCCTTTGGCTTTGTGCATGTGAGCCTCTTTACCGACGAACCTCTCTTTCACTTCCCTGTCCTTCTTGACCTGCGGCAGTCAAACAACTTCCTTCCTATAGTCACAGACCTCAAGTATGCGGACAGTCTAAGATTTCTGGGTCATGAAAGGGGCACCTATTACATAACCCCCTTTGTGGACCCTGGGCAGATGCCAGAGCCTTCTGAGGACAGGGACATAGAAGTCATATTCCTTGGGCCTGTAGTAGACCCAAACATAATCGCCCAGCAGGTTGTCCAGAACATCAAGGAGGGCTTTGTCCCTTATTTCTTTGAAGTGGGCGAGTTTCTCTTCAGGAACCCGGAGGCACACCTTCTGTATGCAGGCGAATACATCCTTTCTATGTTCAACCAGAGCTTTCAGGAAGAGTTTACAAAGTGGCGTCAGGAAAACCCTCAGGATTACATAAGGTTTCTCAACGATATAAGTTTCTATGCAACCGCAAGAAAGAGGTGGTATATTCTGAGCTTTCTCGAGGGCATAAACCTCAGGATAGTGGGTGCCTTTGAGGGTGAACTCAGGGAAGGTCATGAACACATCCCCATACAGAGCTGGGAAGAAGCTCTTGAGCTCATTGGAAGGTCGTCCATGACCATTCTCAGCTACCCTCATGCAGTTCCCACCGGCATAGGCTTTGTTCCCCTGGAGGTTGCCTTTATGGGTAGTGCACCCTTCATAGACTTCAGGGCAACCCTGCCAGGCTTCTTTACCCCCGGTCAGGAAGTCATAACCTATCTTCCCCTTGACAGGGCTGATATAGAGGAAAAGGTGGTCTATTATCTGGAGAACCCTCAGGAGGCAAGAGAAATAGGCAGAAGGGCAAGAGAAAGGGTTATTCAGAACTACACCCCCGAAGAGAGGGCTGAGTTTCTGTATAACATGTTCCAGGATATACTTTCCCAGGCTCAGCAGAGTGGCGCTGGCTGA